The DNA region TGACAGAACACTCAACAGCGAAGCGGAAAAAAGTCTGGTGCCCAGAGAAAACATCCAAAGCATTTGCGCGCCCATGCTGGACCCCGGAAAGGATTTCACGATTCCGTACGTACGAAAAACCGAAGAGGGCGAAGTGGAAGTGGCCGGTCAAGCGCTGTTCAGCGGTCATCGCATGAACGGAGTGCTGTGGGGGCAGGATTCCATCCTGCTTCAGATCATGAGAGGCGAACTCGGTGACATCGTGAGAATGACCCTTCCCGTTCACGACAACAAGAGAACTCACCCCGAGAACTACATCACCATCGACGTGGAAAAAGTGGACAGAAAGATGGAGGTACTCCCCGGCCCCGGCGGCGATGTCCGGGTGAAGATGCAGCTCAAGATGTTCGTCAATGCCATTGAATATCCGGACGATCATTTGGACGATGAAGAGACCAAAGGGCTTTCCGGACACCTGTCGAAACTGATGACCCAAAAAGCCCGGGGAGTGTTGAACAAGCTTCAGGAGGCCAACTGCGACGTCTTCGGCATCGGAAGGGAGCTGATCGCCTACCATCCCGAAGTTTGGGCAAAGAAAAGGTGGGATCGGGATTATCAAAAAGTGAAATTCGAACCGAAGGTCGAAGTGAAAATCGTGTCTCACGGCGTCATCAACTGAGCGAAGAAATCCGCCCTCTGTCCGTTTTCTGGCAGAGGGTTTTGTTTTCACGAAAGAAAAAAGGGTTTTGATTCATAAATTTTGTGATATTTAAGAAGTGACACCCGGCGAACAGGGGGGAGCGTATGTTTGAACTCCTTCTTTTTATCTTGTTCCTGTTCCTATTGGTGCTTGGAGCCGTGAGAAGCATCATCAAATCCGCGTCCAAACGCCTTCAAAAGAGAAAGAAAAAACGGACGGCGCACCACAAACCGATCCACCAGGGAAGCAGCATTTTTTACGTGCCTTTTTTCATGAGTGGATCCAGAGATGATGGCGACGGAGGTACGGGAGGGGACGGCGGAGGAGATGGTGGAGGAGACGGCGGAGGGGACGGTAGCGGCTGCGGAGGAGGTTGCGGA from Staphylospora marina includes:
- a CDS encoding Ger(x)C family spore germination protein; the encoded protein is MKNRKAVLLVMASLLFLGGCWDQDQLKEARLVYAAGLDLTEDGKQLQTVIIRQVKGSGFQAEPQNEIYSGIGNTTREARDNLDRKIAGEYRSYKNRVILLGEELAKKDIYPHLDVIYRDPKSALNAHIVVAEGRAADILAMRRVGGMLIAEYLDRTLNSEAEKSLVPRENIQSICAPMLDPGKDFTIPYVRKTEEGEVEVAGQALFSGHRMNGVLWGQDSILLQIMRGELGDIVRMTLPVHDNKRTHPENYITIDVEKVDRKMEVLPGPGGDVRVKMQLKMFVNAIEYPDDHLDDEETKGLSGHLSKLMTQKARGVLNKLQEANCDVFGIGRELIAYHPEVWAKKRWDRDYQKVKFEPKVEVKIVSHGVIN